From a region of the Zingiber officinale cultivar Zhangliang chromosome 4B, Zo_v1.1, whole genome shotgun sequence genome:
- the LOC121976417 gene encoding double-stranded RNA-binding protein 6-like, which produces MYKNQLQELAQRSCFNLPSYTCIREGPDHAPRFKATVNFNGEVFESPSFCLTLRQAEHSAAEVALNALSQRGPSHSLAARILDETGVYKNLLQEIAQRVGAPLPSYTTVRSGLGHLPVFTCSVELAGIIFTGEPAKNKKQAEKNAALAAWSSLKQLAKETASSSNEQPNSDEQEQITIARALLQYRLKEKIAMANNPNATPFPKKFPIQPDKRPSSLQQPPYVSKILPLIRQKPTTRVRATSPGIKDATRTSTYQQGEYHSFRPPHFPVHGAAPYFPVGHFNRSCHGMAPPVTIRTAVPVFSAPPLQPPAPQVCPPPPGIGHTQIRLASPVRIRQAVPVFAASPPVPTATIVISSQAKEGTPVVASSPLVKELVSVNPSSIPVQIKDTVVVVASITSKKELSPVTAPDDIPVLIKEPLLSVQMQEPSVIPMACPPKSSIPTKDTLDACDAKDLAESESTAMESLRRLEI; this is translated from the exons ATGTATAAAAACCAGCTGCAGGAGCTGGCACAGCGGAGCTGCTTCAACCTGCCGTCATATACGTGCATACGGGAGGGGCCGGATCACGCGCCGAGGTTCAAGGCGACCGTGAACTTTAATGGGGAAGTGTTCGAGAGTCCGAGCTTCTGCTTAACGCTGCGGCAGGCGGAGCACTCGGCGGCGGAAGTGGCGCTCAACGCGCTCTCCCAGCGTGGACCCTCCCATTCCCTAGCCGCCCGGATCTTG GATGAGACGGGGGTTTATAAGAACCTTCTACAGGAAATTGCCCAGAGAGTTGGTGCACCTTTGCCTTCATATACAACAGTCCGGTCAGGTCTTGGACATCTACCTGTTTTTACATGCTCGGTGGAACTTGCTGGAATCATATTTACAGGTGAACCGGCTAAGAATAAGAAGCAAGCAGAGAAAAATGCTGCTTTAGCAGCATGGTCATCATTGAAACAAT TGGCTAAGGAGACTGCAAGCTCATCAAATGAACAGCCGAACAGCGATGAGCAGGAGCAGATAACCATTGCCAGAGCTCTTCTTCAATACCGCCTGAAGGAAAAGATAGCCATGGCCAATAACCCTAATGCAACTCCTTTTCCAAAGAAGTTTCCAATACAACCTGACAAAAGACCCTCTTCCCTGCAACAACCTCCATATGTTTCGAAGATCCTACCTCTCATCCGTCAGAAACCTACTACAAGAGTCCGCGCAACATCCCCTGGAATAAAAGATGCAACTCGTACGTCAACCTACCAGCAGGGAGAGTATCATAGTTTCAGGCCTCCGCACTTCCCAGTTCATGGAGCAGCACCATATTTTCCAGTGGGGCACTTCAATAGGTCTTGCCATGGCATGGCACCCCCTGTGACAATTAGGACGGCGGTGCCAGTCTTCTCAGCCCCACCGCTTCAACCACCAGCACCACAGGTGTGCCCACCTCCTCCTGGTATTGGTCACACGCAAATCCGCCTGGCCTCCCCTGTTCGCATTCGACAGGCTGTGCCAGTCTTTGCTGCTTCACCGCCAGTCCCAACTGCAACTATTGTGATCTCATCTCAGGCAAAGGAAGGAACCCCAGTTGTAGCATCCTCTCCTTTAGTCAAGGAGCTTGTATCAGTTAATCCATCAAGTATTCCTGTTCAGATAAAAGACACAGTGGTGGTTGTAGCATCAATCACATCGAAGAAGGAACTGTCACCAGTTACTGCACCTGATGATATTCCAGTTCTTATAAAGGAACCCTTGCTCTCAGTTCAGATGCAGGAACCTTCAGTCATACCCATGGCCTGCCCTCCAAAGAGTTCCATCCCAACCAAAGACACTCTGGATGCTTGCGACGCAAAGGACTTGGCAGAGTCTGAATCTACTGCAATGGAGAGCCTGAGACGACTAGAGATATGA
- the LOC121976416 gene encoding auxin response factor 18-like isoform X1: protein MIEPLMKDRDKCVDPELWHACAGGIVQIPTVNSKVYYFPQGHAEHAQEVVNLGTSQRIPPLIPCRVVAIKFMADHETDEVFARIKMNPLSDSELDYIEDDGLDLRMNGFGSQENPASFAKTLTQSDANNGGGFSVPRYCAETIFPRLDYSADPPVQTVIAKDVHGDAWKFRHIYRGTPRRHLLTTGWSNFVNQKKLVAGDSIVFLRAQNGDLCVGIRRARVGKVGDGPETRVGWNSLGGNGGSNCGGFAVFLRDEESKLLRNDRGNSDSCTGKRGRSKVLPDSVFEAANLAANGQPFAIMYYPRASTPEFCVRAGAVKAAMRIHWCPGMRFKMAFETEDLSRISWFMGSISSIQVADPVRWPNSPWKLLQVTWDEPNLRENVRQVNPWLVELVSNTPAVHLTDLLPPTKKSRIPQHLNFPFDSQFKSSMILGNPLFPPSIAPAAIQGARHTQFDLSLSDFHLDKIPTDLLYPAFCRVGYATPPSRISAGVIVASPPVNDNVSCLLTIAHPPQSLEKPSDTKPTQLMLFGQPILTEQEVFLSKPENTIGRDATRNSPSDRNIEKSSNKSNGLKFAPTQKRSLKAFPCHLEHQSLELDIETGHCKVFMESEDVGHTLDLSVFGSYEELYGRLADMFGINCSNMTSQILYQDATGAMKHTGDEPFSEFMKTARRLTISIDSGSDNFAR from the exons ATGATAGAACCATTGATGAAGGATAGAGACAAGTGTGTTGACCCTGAGCTGTGGCACGCTTGTGCTGGAGGGATAGTTCAAATTCCAACAGTGAACTCCAAGGTCTACTACTTCCCCCAGGGCCATGCTGAGCATGCTCAAGAGGTTGTGAACTTGGGCACATCTCAGCGCATACCGCCACTCATTCCCTGCCGAGTCGTTGCAATCAAGTTCATGGCTGATCATGAAACTGATGAGGTCTTTGCCAGGATCAAGATGAACCCTCTTAGTGACAGTGAACTGGACTATATTGAAGATGATGGGTTGGATCTTCGAATGAATGGATTTGGCTCACAAGAAAACCCTGCATCTTTTGCCAAGACATTGACCCAATCAGATGCGAACAATGGTGGTGGATTTTCTGTGCCCCGATATTGTGCTGAGACCATCTTCCCCAGGTTGGACTACTCTGCAGACCCTCCTGTGCAGACTGTGATTGCAAAGGATGTGCACGGTGATGCATGGAAGTTTAGGCACATATACAGGGGAACACCTAGACGGCATCTGCTAACtacaggatggagtaactttgtTAACCAAAAGAAGCTTGTTGCAGGAGATTCCATAGTTTTTCTTAGAGCCCAAAATGGGGATCTCTGCGTTGGCATTCGCCGTGCCAGAGTAGGCAAGGTTGGTGATGGCCCAGAAACTAGGGTAGGATGGAATTCCCTTGGTGGGAATGGTGGGTCCAACTGTGGTGGTTTTGCTGTCTTCCTGAGGGATGAAGAGAGCAAATTGTTGAGAAATGATCGTGGTAATTCTGACTCCTGTACAGGTAAGAGGGGAAGGAGCAAGGTGCTACCAGATTCTGTCTTCGAGGCAGCAAATCTAGCAGCAAATGGTCAGCCATTTGCGATCATGTACTACCCCAGAGCTAGCACACCAGAGTTTTGTGTAAGGGCTGGAGCAGTAAAAGCAGCAATGAGAATCCATTGGTGCCCTGGGATGAGATTTAAAATGGCTTTTGAAACCGAAGATTTGTCAAGGATCAGTTGGTTCATGGGTAGTATATCTTCAATTCAGGTTGCAGATCCAGTAAGGTGGCCTAATTCACCATGGAAACTTCTTCAG GTGACATGGGATGAACCAAACCTGAGAGAGAATGTGAGACAGGTTAACCCTTGGCTTGTTGAGCTTGTCTCAAACACACCGGCTGTACATCTTACAGATCTCTTGCCACCTACAAAAAAATCACGAATTCCCCAACACCTTAATTTTCCGTTTGACAGTCAATTTAAAAGTTCAATGATCCTCGGAAACCCCCTCTTCCCACCGTCCATTGCTCCTGCAGCCATACAGGGAGCCAGGCATACACAGTTTGATCTATCTTTATCAGATTTTCACCTTGACAAAATCCCAACAGATCTACTCTATCCAGCATTTTGCCGGGTTGGTTACGCTACTCCCCCCTCGAGAATTTCTGCTGGCGTTATTGTTGCCAGTCCGCCTGTTAATGACAATGTGTCCTGTTTGCTAACCATTGCTCATCCTCCTCAGAGCCTGGAAAAACCGTCAGATACTAAGCCAACACAACTGATGCTGTTTGGGCAGCCAATACTCACCGAACAAGAGGTATTCCTGAGTAAACCAGAGAATACAATTGGCCGTGATGCTACCAGAAACAGTCCATCAGATAGGAATATTGAGAAGTCATCAAACAAGTCCAATGGTTTGAAATTTGCACCAACTCAGAAGAGGTCTCTCAAAGCATTCCCATGTCATTTGGAGCATCAGTCTTTGGAGCTTGATATAGAGACTGGCCATTGTAAGGTGTTTATGGAATCAGAGGATGTAGGTCACACCCTGGACCTCTCAGTCTTCGGCTCGTATGAGGAACTTTATGGGAGGCTTGCTGACATGTTTGGAATAAACTGCTCAAATATGACAAGTCAGATACTTTACCAGGACGCGACCGGTGCCATGAAACACACTGGAGATGAACCTTTCAG TGAGTTCATGAAAACGGCCAGGAGACTGACCATATCAATTGATTCCGGAAGCGACAACTTTGCAAGGTAG
- the LOC121976416 gene encoding auxin response factor 18-like isoform X2, with amino-acid sequence MIEPLMKDRDKCVDPELWHACAGGIVQIPTVNSKVYYFPQGHAEHAQEVVNLGTSQRIPPLIPCRVVAIKFMADHETDEVFARIKMNPLSDSELDYIEDDGLDLRMNGFGSQENPASFAKTLTQSDANNGGGFSVPRYCAETIFPRLDYSADPPVQTVIAKDVHGDAWKFRHIYRGTPRRHLLTTGWSNFVNQKKLVAGDSIVFLRAQNGDLCVGIRRARVGKVGDGPETRVGWNSLGGNGGSNCGGFAVFLRDEESKLLRNDRGNSDSCTGKRGRSKVLPDSVFEAANLAANGQPFAIMYYPRASTPEFCVRAGAVKAAMRIHWCPGMRFKMAFETEDLSRISWFMGSISSIQVADPVRWPNSPWKLLQVTWDEPNLRENVRQVNPWLVELVSNTPAVHLTDLLPPTKKSRIPQHLNFPFDSQFKSSMILGNPLFPPSIAPAAIQGARHTQFDLSLSDFHLDKIPTDLLYPAFCRSLEKPSDTKPTQLMLFGQPILTEQEVFLSKPENTIGRDATRNSPSDRNIEKSSNKSNGLKFAPTQKRSLKAFPCHLEHQSLELDIETGHCKVFMESEDVGHTLDLSVFGSYEELYGRLADMFGINCSNMTSQILYQDATGAMKHTGDEPFSEFMKTARRLTISIDSGSDNFAR; translated from the exons ATGATAGAACCATTGATGAAGGATAGAGACAAGTGTGTTGACCCTGAGCTGTGGCACGCTTGTGCTGGAGGGATAGTTCAAATTCCAACAGTGAACTCCAAGGTCTACTACTTCCCCCAGGGCCATGCTGAGCATGCTCAAGAGGTTGTGAACTTGGGCACATCTCAGCGCATACCGCCACTCATTCCCTGCCGAGTCGTTGCAATCAAGTTCATGGCTGATCATGAAACTGATGAGGTCTTTGCCAGGATCAAGATGAACCCTCTTAGTGACAGTGAACTGGACTATATTGAAGATGATGGGTTGGATCTTCGAATGAATGGATTTGGCTCACAAGAAAACCCTGCATCTTTTGCCAAGACATTGACCCAATCAGATGCGAACAATGGTGGTGGATTTTCTGTGCCCCGATATTGTGCTGAGACCATCTTCCCCAGGTTGGACTACTCTGCAGACCCTCCTGTGCAGACTGTGATTGCAAAGGATGTGCACGGTGATGCATGGAAGTTTAGGCACATATACAGGGGAACACCTAGACGGCATCTGCTAACtacaggatggagtaactttgtTAACCAAAAGAAGCTTGTTGCAGGAGATTCCATAGTTTTTCTTAGAGCCCAAAATGGGGATCTCTGCGTTGGCATTCGCCGTGCCAGAGTAGGCAAGGTTGGTGATGGCCCAGAAACTAGGGTAGGATGGAATTCCCTTGGTGGGAATGGTGGGTCCAACTGTGGTGGTTTTGCTGTCTTCCTGAGGGATGAAGAGAGCAAATTGTTGAGAAATGATCGTGGTAATTCTGACTCCTGTACAGGTAAGAGGGGAAGGAGCAAGGTGCTACCAGATTCTGTCTTCGAGGCAGCAAATCTAGCAGCAAATGGTCAGCCATTTGCGATCATGTACTACCCCAGAGCTAGCACACCAGAGTTTTGTGTAAGGGCTGGAGCAGTAAAAGCAGCAATGAGAATCCATTGGTGCCCTGGGATGAGATTTAAAATGGCTTTTGAAACCGAAGATTTGTCAAGGATCAGTTGGTTCATGGGTAGTATATCTTCAATTCAGGTTGCAGATCCAGTAAGGTGGCCTAATTCACCATGGAAACTTCTTCAG GTGACATGGGATGAACCAAACCTGAGAGAGAATGTGAGACAGGTTAACCCTTGGCTTGTTGAGCTTGTCTCAAACACACCGGCTGTACATCTTACAGATCTCTTGCCACCTACAAAAAAATCACGAATTCCCCAACACCTTAATTTTCCGTTTGACAGTCAATTTAAAAGTTCAATGATCCTCGGAAACCCCCTCTTCCCACCGTCCATTGCTCCTGCAGCCATACAGGGAGCCAGGCATACACAGTTTGATCTATCTTTATCAGATTTTCACCTTGACAAAATCCCAACAGATCTACTCTATCCAGCATTTTGCCGG AGCCTGGAAAAACCGTCAGATACTAAGCCAACACAACTGATGCTGTTTGGGCAGCCAATACTCACCGAACAAGAGGTATTCCTGAGTAAACCAGAGAATACAATTGGCCGTGATGCTACCAGAAACAGTCCATCAGATAGGAATATTGAGAAGTCATCAAACAAGTCCAATGGTTTGAAATTTGCACCAACTCAGAAGAGGTCTCTCAAAGCATTCCCATGTCATTTGGAGCATCAGTCTTTGGAGCTTGATATAGAGACTGGCCATTGTAAGGTGTTTATGGAATCAGAGGATGTAGGTCACACCCTGGACCTCTCAGTCTTCGGCTCGTATGAGGAACTTTATGGGAGGCTTGCTGACATGTTTGGAATAAACTGCTCAAATATGACAAGTCAGATACTTTACCAGGACGCGACCGGTGCCATGAAACACACTGGAGATGAACCTTTCAG TGAGTTCATGAAAACGGCCAGGAGACTGACCATATCAATTGATTCCGGAAGCGACAACTTTGCAAGGTAG